One Desulfatiglans sp. genomic region harbors:
- a CDS encoding type II toxin-antitoxin system Phd/YefM family antitoxin, with amino-acid sequence MSQHLSLTEAKAKFSELITRVHFGKEKFTITRKGKAVALVSPVSETENSLDMEGLICARGALSEIDKEIDELVADIYINRDSM; translated from the coding sequence ATGTCACAGCATTTATCATTGACAGAGGCAAAGGCCAAATTTTCAGAGCTCATCACCAGGGTTCATTTTGGAAAAGAAAAATTTACCATCACCCGGAAGGGTAAGGCGGTAGCTCTTGTTTCTCCTGTTTCTGAAACTGAAAATAGCCTGGATATGGAAGGTCTTATTTGTGCAAGAGGAGCGCTTTCTGAAATTGATAAAGAAATTGATGAACTGGTTGCAGATATTTATATAAACCGTGATAGTATGTAG